From a single Bacillus sp. NEB1478 genomic region:
- a CDS encoding immune inhibitor A domain-containing protein — MGKWSKKLGTSLLLTSLSMSLLAPATVMKGEAAPLKDYSKASAILESAPIDLNVVDQDRLAKALKKQGIIKKNATQAETAKSVQKYIQLKSKKPEVSQSTAKTTKANGKDVSAKSKQFLTAQKSKLTKKLNDSHNVTAKSGSSTSLIGVAPAKQAKYKGEVRKDKVLVLLAEYSDFKHNNIDQEPGYMYSNDFSPEHYRKMLFGNEDFTLFDGSKVKTFKQYYEEQSGGSYTVDGTVTNWLTVPGTAKEYGDDNPAGGHDNLAPKGPRNLVADALKAAVASGLQLADYDHLDIYDLDGDGNMNEPDGLVDHLMVIHAGVGQEAGGGKLGNDAIWSHRWNLGGIYAVPGSTGGPYNGMMGAFDYTVEPEDGATGVFAHEFGHDLGLPDEYDTQYTGDGEPVGSWSIMSGGSWNGVIAGTEPTSFSPQNKEFFQKTMSGNWANIAEIDYKDITKSGKMIQIDQSVTKSKNAGVVKVNLPKKEVKGIAPAFGSKYYYSTKGDDLHTSMKTPVFDLTSATSAKFDYKAYYDVEFDYDYMYIRAVKEDGTKVLLDTIGDNDTDGDARAESSKGQWVDRSHDLSQFAGQKISLEFEYVTDGGLALDGFAMDNLSLKVNGQEVYSDDAEGTPTVTLNGAIVSNGISLVDHYYYIEWRNTAGSDKALQSSRGVKYGTGMLVWYGDDSFTDNWVGVHPGEGFLGVVDSHPKAIVGMLNGKPSVEDSTRYQIADAPFSLDKTTPWYINSPSRGIFDYKSQNGVRVFNDSLMYIDNTDYNGTATDGVINDAGRKLPKYGLKFTLMGEAKDNSAGVVMISK, encoded by the coding sequence ATGGGAAAATGGAGTAAAAAGCTTGGTACTTCCTTGTTGCTAACTAGCCTTTCTATGAGTCTATTAGCACCTGCTACTGTGATGAAGGGGGAAGCAGCTCCTTTGAAAGATTATTCAAAGGCTTCTGCTATTTTAGAATCTGCACCGATTGATCTAAACGTGGTCGATCAGGATCGTTTGGCTAAAGCATTAAAAAAGCAAGGGATTATTAAGAAAAATGCTACTCAAGCTGAAACAGCAAAATCCGTTCAAAAATATATTCAATTAAAGAGCAAGAAGCCGGAAGTAAGCCAATCCACGGCTAAAACTACGAAAGCAAATGGTAAAGATGTCTCCGCCAAATCAAAACAATTCTTAACAGCACAAAAAAGCAAGCTTACTAAGAAGCTTAATGACAGCCATAATGTAACAGCAAAGTCTGGCAGCTCTACTAGCCTTATTGGTGTAGCCCCTGCTAAACAAGCTAAATATAAAGGTGAAGTACGCAAAGATAAGGTTCTAGTTCTTTTGGCTGAGTACTCTGATTTTAAACATAATAACATCGATCAAGAACCAGGATATATGTATTCTAACGACTTCAGCCCTGAACATTATAGAAAAATGTTGTTTGGTAATGAAGACTTTACATTATTTGATGGATCAAAAGTAAAAACGTTTAAACAATATTATGAGGAGCAATCCGGTGGAAGTTATACAGTTGATGGCACTGTAACAAACTGGCTAACTGTTCCTGGCACAGCTAAAGAATACGGTGATGACAACCCTGCAGGGGGACATGATAACCTAGCTCCAAAAGGACCTCGTAATCTTGTTGCTGATGCCCTAAAAGCAGCCGTTGCAAGTGGTCTTCAATTAGCAGATTATGACCACCTTGATATTTATGATCTAGATGGCGATGGCAATATGAACGAACCGGATGGTTTGGTTGACCACTTAATGGTTATCCATGCAGGTGTAGGCCAAGAAGCTGGCGGGGGTAAGCTTGGAAATGACGCTATCTGGTCTCACAGATGGAATCTAGGTGGTATTTACGCAGTTCCTGGTTCTACAGGCGGTCCTTATAATGGTATGATGGGTGCTTTTGATTATACTGTAGAGCCTGAAGATGGAGCAACTGGCGTTTTTGCTCATGAATTCGGACATGATTTAGGTCTTCCTGATGAGTATGACACACAATACACAGGTGATGGAGAGCCTGTAGGGTCTTGGTCCATCATGAGTGGCGGAAGCTGGAACGGTGTTATTGCAGGAACTGAACCAACAAGCTTCTCACCACAAAACAAAGAGTTTTTCCAAAAGACGATGAGCGGAAACTGGGCAAATATCGCTGAAATCGACTATAAGGATATAACGAAGTCCGGAAAAATGATTCAAATCGATCAATCTGTAACAAAATCCAAAAATGCTGGTGTTGTTAAAGTTAACCTTCCTAAAAAAGAAGTAAAAGGGATTGCACCTGCATTTGGCAGCAAATATTACTATAGTACAAAAGGTGATGATCTTCACACTAGTATGAAGACACCTGTATTTGACTTAACAAGTGCGACTTCAGCAAAGTTTGATTATAAAGCGTATTATGATGTTGAATTTGATTATGACTATATGTATATCAGAGCTGTGAAAGAAGATGGAACAAAAGTGTTATTAGATACAATTGGTGATAATGACACTGACGGCGACGCACGAGCTGAGTCTTCTAAAGGGCAATGGGTAGATCGTTCTCATGACCTCTCACAATTTGCGGGTCAAAAGATTTCTTTAGAATTTGAATATGTTACGGATGGCGGTTTAGCTCTAGATGGATTTGCAATGGATAATCTATCACTTAAAGTAAATGGCCAGGAAGTATATTCTGATGATGCTGAAGGAACTCCGACCGTTACACTAAATGGAGCTATCGTTTCTAACGGTATTTCTTTAGTTGACCACTATTACTACATTGAGTGGAGAAATACAGCTGGTTCTGATAAGGCATTACAATCTAGCCGTGGTGTTAAATACGGAACAGGTATGCTTGTATGGTACGGTGATGACAGCTTCACTGATAACTGGGTTGGTGTTCACCCAGGTGAAGGATTCCTTGGAGTAGTAGATTCTCACCCGAAAGCAATTGTTGGTATGCTTAACGGAAAGCCATCTGTTGAAGATTCAACTCGTTATCAAATCGCAGATGCTCCATTCTCATTAGATAAAACAACTCCTTGGTATATAAACTCTCCAAGCAGAGGTATTTTCGATTATAAATCTCAAAATGGTGTACGTGTGTTCAACGACTCATTAATGTACATCGATAATACAGATTATAACGGAACTGCTACTGATGGTGTAATTAACGACGCAGGTAGAAAGTTACCTAAATACGGTCTTAAGTTCA
- a CDS encoding signal peptidase I — protein MNKMIYRIISSVAIVFMLSSIVFLLYISYQGDKNPDKIPSLFGYKPFTVLTNSMKPAFSAGDMVLVKEMEVSKIKPSDVITFKENSNKLITHRVVEVTDQGFVTKGDYNNVKDDGYVSPENVVGELAFTLPKLGYVSKFVSSPLGITLLIFIPLLAYLLLEIYEFLTRFIEKKEKQKAV, from the coding sequence ATGAACAAAATGATTTATAGAATCATTTCTAGTGTTGCTATTGTTTTTATGTTATCTAGTATTGTTTTTCTCTTGTACATCTCCTATCAAGGAGATAAAAATCCGGATAAAATTCCATCTCTTTTTGGTTACAAGCCATTTACGGTTCTCACCAACTCTATGAAACCAGCATTTTCAGCGGGGGATATGGTTCTCGTTAAGGAAATGGAGGTTTCTAAGATTAAACCTAGTGATGTCATCACCTTTAAAGAAAACAGTAATAAACTCATTACTCATAGAGTGGTTGAAGTGACAGATCAAGGTTTTGTTACAAAAGGTGATTACAACAACGTAAAAGATGATGGGTATGTATCTCCAGAAAATGTTGTAGGGGAGCTCGCCTTTACACTTCCGAAATTAGGTTATGTGTCTAAGTTCGTAAGCAGTCCATTAGGTATTACACTGCTTATCTTTATTCCATTGTTAGCTTATCTGCTTTTAGAGATTTACGAATTCCTAACGAGATTCATAGAAAAAAAAGAAAAACAAAAAGCAGTCTGA
- a CDS encoding TasA family protein, with protein sequence MKKAKKALLGTALAGAMVVSAGFGTYSWFTDVKEASGTIQNGTLTVGMDSYLFNHQKFAPSQMLISNWKTIENTGTLDQQLRATFTHSIDKDAAIGKYKVGYMAIKYSVKPDAGTEAAYKEKFQKGFEKGVTNPVMDEGPGVTAVSGTLSAEEAKGLARAANTSKVINLGHGKFWNLKEGENIDILFAVKLLDSAGNEYQGAQYNATFKVEAKQTYNGAEYAPQMELKK encoded by the coding sequence ATGAAAAAGGCAAAAAAAGCTTTATTAGGAACTGCGCTTGCAGGTGCAATGGTCGTATCTGCTGGTTTTGGAACGTACTCTTGGTTCACGGATGTAAAAGAAGCTTCTGGCACAATCCAGAACGGGACACTGACTGTAGGCATGGATTCCTATCTCTTTAATCATCAAAAATTCGCTCCTTCACAAATGCTGATCAGCAACTGGAAAACAATCGAAAATACGGGAACTCTTGACCAGCAGCTTAGAGCAACTTTTACACATTCTATTGATAAAGACGCAGCAATTGGAAAATACAAAGTCGGATATATGGCGATCAAATATTCAGTAAAACCTGATGCTGGAACTGAAGCGGCTTACAAAGAAAAGTTCCAGAAAGGTTTTGAAAAAGGTGTAACAAATCCAGTTATGGATGAGGGCCCAGGAGTAACTGCTGTTAGTGGTACGCTTTCTGCAGAAGAAGCTAAGGGATTAGCAAGAGCTGCAAATACGAGCAAGGTAATTAACCTTGGTCACGGGAAGTTCTGGAACCTTAAAGAAGGAGAGAACATTGATATTTTATTTGCTGTAAAACTATTGGATTCAGCAGGGAACGAATACCAAGGTGCTCAATATAATGCAACATTTAAAGTAGAAGCAAAACAAACATATAACGGAGCAGAATATGCACCGCAAATGGAATTGAAGAAATAG
- a CDS encoding LPXTG cell wall anchor domain-containing protein: MFNKKKLKRIVFGLIPAFLVSTFMVHPDKIYSFNEDQYRIEINPASFNFQNMRPGYVENYTLTVTNTGNQAIKYKIKSENISGESLYNQLNLTVMQQNEELYDGKLSDLTIDSRNLSAHKHEDLTFSIGLTEEAGNEFQDAATSFKFQVQGEGEDSDDGGTPGDGGGDDGGNPPGDDGSNPGTPGNDDGNNTPGQKPPSKGDSGTPGNNSGKLPQTGEENPMAMILSGLFISLAGLGLLLVRKNTNSKSFKRG; this comes from the coding sequence TTGTTTAATAAAAAAAAGCTTAAAAGGATAGTATTTGGGTTAATTCCTGCTTTTTTAGTAAGTACATTTATGGTGCACCCAGATAAAATCTATTCGTTTAACGAGGATCAATATCGTATTGAAATTAATCCTGCGAGTTTTAATTTTCAAAATATGCGTCCAGGTTATGTTGAAAATTATACATTGACCGTAACAAATACCGGTAATCAAGCTATCAAATACAAAATTAAATCAGAGAATATATCGGGAGAATCTTTATATAATCAACTAAATCTTACCGTTATGCAGCAAAACGAGGAATTATATGATGGGAAGTTAAGTGATTTAACGATTGATTCAAGAAATCTTTCGGCACATAAACATGAGGATCTAACTTTTTCAATTGGACTAACTGAAGAAGCTGGTAATGAATTTCAAGATGCAGCAACTTCATTTAAGTTCCAAGTTCAAGGGGAAGGGGAAGATTCTGATGATGGCGGCACTCCTGGGGATGGAGGCGGAGATGACGGCGGTAATCCTCCGGGAGATGATGGCAGCAATCCTGGCACTCCAGGGAATGATGATGGAAATAACACACCAGGTCAGAAGCCGCCTTCTAAAGGTGATAGTGGGACACCAGGAAACAATTCAGGCAAATTGCCGCAAACGGGTGAAGAAAATCCAATGGCCATGATTCTTTCAGGACTATTTATATCACTCGCAGGTCTCGGCTTGTTGTTAGTAAGAAAAAACACAAATTCAAAGTCATTTAAAAGAGGATAA
- a CDS encoding class D sortase, which yields MKRLAYLLIVLGIAIMVYPKAKSMYYSYQEHQLLKDWESSVSPVAQQSYQQLDQVFLENRFPETAQSIKNGVIGKLSIQKIDLTLPIVEGASLKNMKTAAGHLKGTSPIGEIGNAAIAAHRSYTYGKQFNRLMEVKKGDTIEIVTTTKKLTYAITDEQLVKPTNLSILQRTNKASMITLITCHPMKNPTHRFIVKAVLKKEEVL from the coding sequence ATGAAACGATTAGCGTATTTGTTAATCGTACTAGGAATAGCAATCATGGTCTATCCGAAGGCAAAAAGTATGTACTATTCCTATCAAGAACATCAATTGCTAAAGGATTGGGAATCATCAGTAAGCCCAGTCGCACAACAAAGCTATCAGCAATTAGATCAGGTTTTTTTAGAAAACCGTTTTCCTGAAACCGCTCAGTCCATAAAGAATGGCGTGATCGGAAAGTTATCGATTCAGAAGATCGATCTAACCTTGCCGATTGTTGAAGGAGCCTCTCTCAAAAATATGAAAACAGCTGCCGGCCATCTTAAAGGCACTTCTCCTATTGGTGAGATTGGTAATGCTGCGATTGCTGCTCATCGCAGTTATACGTACGGAAAGCAATTTAATCGTTTGATGGAAGTGAAGAAAGGTGACACCATTGAGATCGTAACGACAACGAAAAAGCTAACTTACGCTATAACAGACGAGCAACTGGTAAAACCTACGAATCTATCTATTCTCCAGCGTACAAACAAAGCAAGCATGATTACCTTGATTACATGTCATCCGATGAAGAATCCTACCCATCGATTTATCGTTAAAGCCGTTCTGAAAAAAGAGGAGGTTTTATAG
- a CDS encoding helix-turn-helix domain-containing protein, with protein sequence MKKKLGKLIKKHRLNKKISLSHLAIKADISKGYLSSIENLKTNPSAQTIQKIAKALELPVEQLLNYKAERLDQEWVDLIVQARELGLDKDDIRDYLFYEIWKQSVKEEI encoded by the coding sequence GTGAAGAAAAAACTTGGGAAACTGATAAAGAAACACCGGTTAAATAAAAAAATTAGCTTATCCCACCTAGCGATCAAAGCAGATATTTCTAAAGGATATTTAAGCAGTATTGAAAACCTTAAAACAAATCCTTCTGCACAAACGATACAAAAAATTGCTAAAGCGCTGGAGCTTCCTGTGGAACAATTGTTAAATTATAAGGCAGAGAGACTTGATCAAGAGTGGGTAGACCTTATAGTTCAAGCCAGAGAACTAGGATTGGATAAAGACGATATAAGAGATTATCTTTTTTATGAAATATGGAAACAATCCGTAAAAGAAGAGATTTGA
- a CDS encoding Ig-like domain-containing protein, which translates to MKKLISFCIAAILIILQFSSLSVSASDLKSSYRKEVTRQRNIMDQKTHNLISNKSITANPFSDIKKNDINYFYEIEPNDTLETADSIPFETLALGQFLTYDDIDYYKVVVPSNGNLTVAGTTGQYSYIDLVFGLLNSDGDVLLPTDSYFGDSGYLYSYELTPGNYYILAFEYYGLTSDEDTYGLKATFTSNDTTPPAKPVINAVDNNDTMITGKAEAGSKVSVYRSSTYINAGTADSSGKFSIKIPIQKTGTTLSVYAKDEAGNKSATATTKVLDKTPPSAPTVNSVDDNDTTVKGKTEANATISVKKGTSVIGTAKANSKGEFSVTIKPVTAKTSLTITAKDTAGNTSKATTIKVQDKTAPKIISISPVDNNDQYVKGKTEANATVTVKTNSKVLGSATANSKGEFSVKIAAQKTNTVLSVTAKDAAGNTSKASTVTVKKAN; encoded by the coding sequence ATGAAAAAGTTAATATCTTTTTGTATAGCTGCGATTTTAATTATTTTACAGTTTTCTAGTTTAAGTGTTTCTGCAAGTGATTTAAAAAGTTCATATCGAAAGGAAGTAACAAGGCAACGAAATATAATGGATCAAAAAACTCACAACCTAATTTCAAATAAAAGCATTACTGCTAATCCATTTTCTGATATAAAGAAAAATGATATTAACTATTTTTATGAAATTGAACCAAATGACACGCTAGAAACAGCTGATAGTATCCCATTTGAAACATTGGCACTTGGGCAATTTCTTACATACGATGATATCGATTATTACAAAGTCGTTGTTCCTTCAAATGGAAATTTGACAGTAGCTGGAACAACAGGTCAATATTCATATATTGACTTAGTTTTTGGATTATTAAATAGTGATGGAGATGTTTTGTTACCAACTGACTCCTATTTTGGAGATAGTGGCTATTTATATAGCTATGAGTTAACTCCTGGTAATTATTACATTTTAGCTTTCGAATATTATGGACTTACTTCAGATGAGGACACATATGGTCTAAAGGCTACTTTTACTAGCAACGATACGACACCTCCTGCAAAACCTGTGATAAACGCTGTCGACAATAATGACACTATGATCACCGGAAAGGCGGAAGCAGGATCTAAAGTGAGCGTTTATCGATCCAGTACTTACATAAACGCCGGTACTGCAGATTCGAGCGGCAAGTTCAGCATTAAAATACCAATTCAAAAAACAGGTACAACACTCTCAGTATACGCAAAGGATGAAGCAGGCAACAAAAGCGCAACGGCAACAACAAAAGTATTAGATAAAACGCCGCCATCAGCACCAACTGTAAACTCGGTTGATGATAACGATACGACCGTTAAAGGTAAAACAGAAGCAAACGCGACGATCTCTGTAAAAAAAGGAACGAGTGTGATTGGTACAGCTAAAGCTAATTCAAAAGGAGAATTCAGCGTTACAATAAAGCCTGTAACAGCAAAAACATCCTTAACTATTACTGCAAAAGACACTGCGGGTAATACAAGTAAAGCCACAACAATAAAGGTACAAGACAAAACAGCACCTAAGATCATTAGCATCTCTCCTGTCGATAATAATGATCAATATGTAAAAGGAAAAACAGAAGCAAATGCTACCGTAACAGTAAAGACCAATTCAAAAGTTCTGGGTTCAGCAACCGCCAATTCAAAGGGTGAATTCTCTGTTAAGATTGCTGCACAGAAAACAAACACAGTTTTATCTGTCACTGCAAAAGATGCGGCTGGAAACACAAGTAAGGCTTCAACGGTCACCGTAAAGAAAGCGAATTAA
- a CDS encoding SDR family oxidoreductase, whose translation MSNQSHPTGQPAQHQNHQPGIESEMTPPPQTENRTYKGSGKLENKTAIVTGGDSGIGKAATIAFAKEGANVAIVYLEESSDAEETKRLVEAEGVKCLLFAGDIGDESFCQQIVRDVVGSFGGLDILVNNAAEQHPQKNFEDITTEQLEKTFRTNIYSMFHLTKAALPHLKQGSSIINTASITAYQGHPELIDYSSTKGAIVSFTRALSNNLVKKGIRVNGIAPGPIWTPLIPSTFSADQVEQFGKDTPMGRPGQPEELAPAYVYLASDDSSYVSGQVIHINGGKVVNG comes from the coding sequence ATGTCAAATCAAAGTCATCCAACTGGACAACCCGCACAACATCAAAATCATCAGCCTGGTATTGAATCAGAAATGACTCCACCGCCTCAAACTGAAAATCGAACATATAAAGGAAGCGGAAAATTAGAAAATAAAACAGCCATCGTGACAGGTGGAGACAGCGGAATCGGAAAAGCCGCTACGATTGCTTTCGCCAAAGAAGGTGCGAATGTCGCGATTGTATATTTAGAAGAATCGAGTGACGCAGAGGAAACAAAAAGACTTGTAGAAGCAGAAGGAGTAAAATGCTTACTGTTCGCAGGTGACATTGGTGATGAGTCGTTTTGTCAGCAAATTGTCCGAGATGTTGTAGGATCATTCGGCGGTCTAGATATTCTCGTAAATAATGCAGCTGAACAGCACCCTCAAAAAAACTTTGAAGATATTACAACGGAACAGCTTGAAAAAACGTTCCGAACGAATATTTATTCCATGTTCCATCTGACAAAGGCTGCTTTACCCCACTTAAAACAAGGAAGCAGCATTATAAATACAGCATCCATTACGGCTTACCAAGGACATCCTGAATTGATCGATTACTCTTCCACTAAAGGAGCGATCGTTTCATTTACCCGTGCCTTATCGAACAACTTGGTGAAAAAGGGAATCCGCGTGAACGGAATCGCTCCTGGTCCAATCTGGACACCGCTTATCCCTTCTACTTTCTCGGCCGATCAAGTCGAACAGTTCGGCAAAGATACACCAATGGGACGCCCAGGACAACCAGAAGAACTTGCTCCAGCTTATGTGTATTTAGCAAGTGATGATTCTTCTTATGTATCAGGTCAGGTTATTCATATCAATGGTGGTAAAGTAGTAAACGGATAA
- a CDS encoding LCP family protein, whose protein sequence is MKKFFLVLGIIVGIAVLGVGGYAYYLYDSAKDAVKEMHEEVKTDKPKPIVKGTDAKPISILLLGVDERPGDRGRSDTIIVNVINPKKGSMLMFSIPRDTRTEIVGRGKEDKINHSYAFGGTQMAMDTVENFIGNPIDYYVKVNMESFRDIVDEVGGVEVNNPRAFDYEGFSFPAGSQELNGTEALAYSRMRYQDPKGDLGRNDRQRQIITSIIDKGARVSSISKFDNILEILSENVKTNMTFEEMKDIQKNYKNARNNIVSTEFKSSGKMIDGIYYGMISETEKQRVHDLMNEYLQQ, encoded by the coding sequence ATGAAAAAGTTTTTCCTAGTACTAGGGATAATTGTGGGTATCGCTGTTTTAGGTGTAGGAGGATATGCCTATTACTTATATGATTCGGCGAAAGATGCTGTAAAAGAAATGCATGAAGAAGTGAAAACCGATAAACCAAAGCCTATTGTAAAAGGAACTGACGCAAAACCCATTTCAATTTTGCTGCTTGGTGTCGATGAGCGCCCTGGGGATAGAGGAAGATCGGATACGATTATCGTAAATGTAATCAATCCGAAAAAGGGATCTATGTTAATGTTTAGTATTCCTCGTGACACTCGTACAGAGATCGTTGGTAGAGGAAAAGAAGATAAAATCAATCATTCTTATGCTTTTGGCGGCACCCAAATGGCAATGGATACGGTAGAAAATTTTATCGGTAACCCTATAGACTATTATGTAAAAGTAAATATGGAATCATTTAGAGATATTGTGGATGAGGTTGGCGGTGTCGAGGTTAATAATCCACGTGCATTCGATTACGAAGGTTTTTCGTTCCCTGCTGGTTCTCAGGAGTTAAACGGAACTGAGGCATTAGCTTATTCGCGAATGAGATATCAAGACCCTAAAGGTGATCTAGGCAGAAATGATCGTCAACGCCAAATAATCACGTCTATTATTGACAAAGGTGCGCGTGTATCATCCATTTCAAAGTTTGATAATATCCTAGAGATCTTAAGTGAAAATGTAAAAACAAACATGACGTTTGAAGAAATGAAGGATATTCAGAAAAACTATAAAAACGCCAGGAACAACATAGTATCCACTGAGTTTAAGAGCTCTGGAAAAATGATAGATGGCATCTATTATGGAATGATCTCTGAAACAGAAAAACAAAGAGTACATGATTTAATGAATGAATATCTGCAACAGTAG
- a CDS encoding Wzz/FepE/Etk N-terminal domain-containing protein translates to MEETISLKDIAVTLRKRLRLIVLITAIAAAVSGIISYFVLTPVYQASTQLLVNQKTSEQPALDVNQVRTNVEMINTYSVIIKSPTILNDVIKDLDLNQSVEGLNEEITVNSEQNAQVFNLTVENEDPAEAVDIANKIAKTFSGKIPEIMNVDNVKILSPAVLKENPTPVNPKPLLNIAIALVVGLMVGVGLAFLLEYLDNTIKTEEDIQAILQLPVLGVIPKISTEDERAPVQKKAARKRMGSGSLES, encoded by the coding sequence ATGGAAGAAACGATTTCTTTAAAAGACATTGCCGTTACACTTCGAAAACGGTTAAGGCTTATTGTTCTGATCACTGCAATAGCTGCAGCGGTCAGCGGTATTATCTCTTATTTTGTTCTTACACCTGTTTATCAGGCTTCAACTCAACTGCTCGTAAACCAAAAAACAAGTGAGCAGCCTGCTCTTGACGTTAACCAAGTACGGACAAATGTTGAAATGATTAATACGTATAGTGTCATTATTAAAAGTCCTACTATATTAAATGATGTGATTAAAGATCTAGACCTTAACCAATCAGTAGAAGGGCTAAATGAAGAAATTACCGTTAATAGTGAGCAAAACGCCCAAGTTTTTAACTTAACGGTTGAAAATGAAGACCCTGCAGAAGCGGTAGATATCGCAAATAAAATCGCTAAAACTTTTAGTGGAAAAATCCCCGAAATCATGAACGTCGATAATGTGAAGATTCTTTCACCGGCTGTACTAAAAGAAAATCCAACACCAGTTAATCCGAAGCCACTCTTAAATATCGCAATTGCTTTAGTAGTTGGATTAATGGTAGGTGTAGGGCTTGCCTTCTTATTGGAGTACCTAGACAACACGATTAAGACAGAAGAGGATATTCAAGCGATTCTTCAATTACCGGTTTTAGGTGTAATTCCTAAAATCTCAACAGAGGATGAGAGAGCACCGGTTCAGAAAAAAGCAGCAAGAAAACGGATGGGAAGTGGAAGCCTTGAGTCGTAA
- a CDS encoding CpsD/CapB family tyrosine-protein kinase: MSRKFRKNIQDLTQRSLITHNNPKSPISEQYRTIRTNIQFASIDKDFKKLMVTSSGPGEGKSTTAANLAVVLAQQGKRVLLVDGDLRKPTVHYTFKVSNIYGVTNVLTRQVALKDTVVSTNIPDLDVLPSGPVPPNPSELINSKSMDNLIEEASVMYDYVLFDTPPVLAVTDGQLLSHKVDGVILVVSSGKTEIDAAVKAKELLVHAQANIIGTVLNGKEIQNDNYYYYYGKN, encoded by the coding sequence TTGAGTCGTAAATTCAGAAAAAATATACAAGACTTAACGCAAAGAAGTCTAATTACACATAATAATCCGAAGTCTCCGATCTCAGAACAGTACCGAACAATTCGAACGAATATTCAATTTGCTTCAATTGATAAGGATTTCAAAAAATTAATGGTCACCTCATCAGGGCCTGGCGAAGGGAAGTCGACCACTGCAGCAAACTTAGCGGTAGTCCTTGCCCAACAAGGGAAAAGAGTTCTTCTTGTAGATGGCGATCTTCGTAAACCTACCGTCCATTATACGTTTAAAGTAAGTAACATTTATGGAGTAACAAATGTATTAACGAGACAGGTAGCTTTAAAGGATACTGTAGTTTCTACTAATATTCCTGATCTTGATGTACTGCCAAGTGGTCCTGTACCTCCAAATCCCTCAGAGCTAATTAATTCTAAATCTATGGATAACTTAATTGAAGAAGCAAGTGTTATGTATGATTATGTATTATTTGATACCCCTCCAGTATTGGCTGTAACGGATGGTCAACTACTTTCACATAAAGTGGATGGTGTAATCTTAGTGGTATCGAGTGGTAAAACAGAAATAGATGCAGCTGTTAAGGCAAAGGAATTACTGGTACATGCCCAAGCGAACATCATTGGAACGGTATTAAACGGCAAAGAAATACAAAATGACAACTATTATTACTATTACGGAAAAAATTAG
- a CDS encoding CpsB/CapC family capsule biosynthesis tyrosine phosphatase → MIDIHSHILPGIDDGAQTLEDAIKMAEAAVAEGITHLYATPHHRNGRYENDKPSIEFEVENFNQELHKRNIPLDIIPGQEIRLYKELIEDLDRGLLMPLHHIAKYLLIEFPSSSVPTYAAEILYELSLRNYQPIIVHPERNSAIIENPDQLYDFIISGALTQLTANSINGNFGKKIMNFSHDLIKANMCHFIASDAHNVTGRSFNLTQAYETVQKQFGTETRYYLQENAELVWKGESVLIEQPSHIKKKKFLGIF, encoded by the coding sequence ATGATTGACATACATAGTCATATTTTACCGGGAATTGATGATGGGGCACAGACACTGGAAGATGCTATCAAAATGGCAGAGGCTGCTGTAGCAGAAGGAATCACACATCTATATGCAACCCCGCATCATCGAAATGGAAGATATGAAAATGACAAACCAAGCATTGAATTCGAAGTAGAGAACTTTAATCAGGAATTACATAAAAGAAATATTCCTCTCGACATCATACCCGGACAAGAGATCCGCTTGTACAAAGAACTAATTGAGGATCTTGATCGGGGTTTATTAATGCCATTACATCACATAGCAAAATATTTATTAATTGAATTTCCCTCCAGCAGTGTCCCAACTTATGCCGCAGAAATTCTCTATGAACTTAGCCTTAGAAACTATCAACCCATTATTGTTCATCCAGAGAGAAATAGTGCAATTATCGAAAATCCAGATCAGTTATATGATTTTATCATTTCGGGTGCACTCACACAGCTGACAGCCAACTCCATTAACGGAAACTTCGGGAAGAAAATAATGAATTTCTCCCATGACTTAATCAAAGCAAACATGTGTCACTTTATTGCATCTGATGCCCATAATGTAACGGGTCGCAGCTTTAATTTGACGCAAGCCTATGAAACTGTTCAAAAACAGTTCGGAACAGAAACTAGATATTATTTACAAGAAAACGCAGAACTCGTTTGGAAAGGCGAAAGTGTTCTAATCGAACAGCCTTCACATATAAAGAAAAAGAAATTTTTAGGGATTTTTTAA